The genomic window catcatcatccgtcatcttttctgctacactggcagggcaaggggccaggactctactcttcgggtttttgggggatgttgctaactccgggtccgataacaggcaacccacctgcagtagatgtgctcggtgtgaggtctcgcagcaagctatcaaatacagtgtttttttcggcttttaaaaaaaacgctatgcgtcgccaggtgtttcatcggatttgaggtgttacctcctttgcacagtatcaccttaaagcacttgttgcaggctgctgagtttccatcttttgctgtgaagtacagccagacttttgaccgcttcgccttgggcatttttaatctgtagctctgctctaaaagaacgtacgtacctggacccgcctactatcctcggaaacgtaaaatgattggctagaattcaaagtgtatgacatctcaggaaaaaaaagcaccaaaataaagcaccgaaatgtgcgctgcttttcggtctggttactaccgtttatgtcagaaccccATCCCTAGTACTGGCATCTTGATTCAACCTTATGTAATCTATCTTTACTTAGAAATGTGTTTAGCTCAATAGCTGTAAATTCTACTAGTAAACATCTACTTTAAACCACACACATATATTAACATATTTAACCtgcaatgaataaaaaatacaaatacaaacacaatatTAACTTTTTAATTGCTCTACATAGACTTTAGACTTTAgagcttttattgtcattgtgcagtttcttgcacagcGAAATTGGGTAGCTGGACCACAAAGgtgcaaaagtaaagaaaaacaatatatgtatacatatatgtgagTAAACTATATACTGTACACTGTATGTGTAGAAACATTGAAACATTGTGGGGCTGTATACAAGGGCagttatataatataaataaataaatcagggtGGAGGGGCTATGGTCATTTAGGGTGGGGATGGTAATTCCATTGAGACCAAAATATTGTGCAAAGACCAAAGACCAAAAATATTGCACAGAACAGGGAAAGAAATCATATTTTACTGCAATTTACAGATTCAAAGAGACATCCAAAAATCAGCTACATTGGCATTTATTATAGATCTTAAAAGGCAAGAAGCCAGGACTAGGTGGCCTCAGCTATTCATCAATACATTTTGAATTTTGCACAAAGGTTAAGCTCCTAGAAACTAGTTTCGAAATCTAGATTGCACTGAACTTGAGTCTTAAGTAAAGTGGTGCAGTGAGGTGAACTACAGTGTTTGGACAGTTACACATTTTGTGTTCTTTAGGCAtggctttgtttattttattagtattaatccaagaaaatgaaataatgaataAGACTTTCACACGAAATATAGTCCTTTTAATCAGAGCCTTGACTACTAAACTATTTGCTGTGTTTATGCACAAAAAAGTTCAAGGACTTAGGTTTCTTTTGGGGTACCAGTAGCTATTTAGCTGTTTAGGTGGCGTCTATAGGAGTAAAGAGGTAACAATGCATGTATTGAAGATAATAAACAGTCTCACAAAGTGAGAGTGCTATGAAAGGTTGTTGTTCAaccacattattattataacatgCAGTACTCCAGTTAAAGACATAAATCACTGACATATTAAAGTTGTGTGTAACAGAACCTGAAGGTGAGGTACAACAGAGAGCCTGAGTATAGTCTAAGCCCCATTGCAATGAAAAGAACACAATGTACACTCTATGTTTTGAGGGTCAAAAGTTTCATCCAACGCTATAACTGGGCTGAAATATTGTTAGTGACGTTGAGTGCAGAGGGTTTTTTGCAgcatgcttacacacacatgATGATGGTTTGAATATTCTCTGGGTCAAGAAGTCTGAAGAAGATGTCCTTAACTGGGCCTTAGAATCGGTTGAAGAATAATGGATAATATAGATAATCAAGACTACGCAGGgagtgtgttgtgtgtctgtctagCCATGATCATCTTGGTGTGAGGCAGATTATCACATTGCATTCCAGCGAAGTAAACTTGTAATTTCAACTGCTGAAGTAAATTAAATCTTTCTAAAGGACAGATATTTCTCCTGAATTCCTTCTGAAAAATTTGAACACGACAAAGTCTCCATGTGGTTATAATTAATATTCTGTTCATCCATTCTTTTTTCGCTTATCCTTAGGCTTGGGGAGGGAGTTTGATAGGAgtttggagcctatcccagctaccgtaaggcaagaggcagggtacatcctggacatcACCAGCCATTCagagggctaacacagagagacagacagccattcccattcacattcacacctatggatATCTTAGTCTAAGTGTCTTTGGACTATGGGAGGAAGTCGAAGACTTCATGGAAAATAATACCAAccattgtttgtattttatctcTATTAGTCTGCAATAATACAAACACCATAAAGCCAGAGTTTAGCAATGTACTCTTAGCCAGTAAACTGTTTATCATTGTCTGTGATGGccagttatttcatttaaatctcAACTAATACATTTGAAATTTTTAGATGTTTAAATaagattctgattttttttagattttcatAAAATGAATCATAGAAACCGGAAGTGCTtctgtcttttgtgtttttttagttttgaaaTGAAGTTAATCTTGCCAGTGTGACTTTTctaactttattattttatatcctACATAATCGTGGAAACTATTGCAATCTAATTTCATCTCATTAAAAACATTATCAACATTTAATAGAGAAATAACTGTTGAAGATATTGTTGATCCTGTAGAGGCGTTGCCAACCTAAAAACTGCAAGTATAAAACTTGAGCTTAGAAATGGGCATAATACAAGAGAACACCCTAGCTTTGTCAGGTTGTAGGTCAGTTTCATTGTAGGAGCGTGAGATGGTTACAGAACACAACAAGACGAAAAGATAATTTAAACAAAAGATCTTGACAAGGATATAGTTAcactataaaaagaaagaggagagcaTTGGTCTCATCATTTGGAGATACTCTGAAGCTTCCTGTGTCTAGACTTTCAGGTAagcaaatttttattttaacccttTTTAGTGAAATTGTAATTAATGTTCAACTGTCTAAAAATAATTCACAGTCTcactatattttaaaaataaaagctcattGTTCAAAAGAATTGAATTAAATGGTCATTTAGTGCTTTTGAAGATATTGTTGATCCTGTAATTGTTGCGATACAGtttttaaacaaagcaaaataaccAAATTAAGCAAAACTAAGCAAATAATTAATAGTTCATTAGCACGAGCAATTAAAATGACAGTAATTTATGTATATAGAAGCTGCTAGCTGTCGTTGTTCTGTGTTACAGGTATCAATTACAATATGGCTGCTGTGGCAATCACTACTGTGctgcttcttttgtctttttcagtaaATTCACGTGAGTTATATCTTTGAATTTTTCATTCCAAGACACTTAGCAAAGGATATGAAATTCTAGTCTCAATGTTTAGATCTAAAGACTAATACACAAAGACTTTAAAACAgctgacaaaaacagacatgTTAGTCGATCAGGAGAAATTTTCTGTGACGTGGCTGTAATACTGCTGTCTGACTCAGTTTATGAAGCCAGACAATACTGTAGAAATGAATACAGAACTGGAATATTATAAGGAGCTTGGAACGAAAACAActagacttctttaagttaagaAACTTACTAGaatattctgcttttttttttttttttttttttttaagacacatTACCCTGACAATCTATCTTTTTTGTTGTAAACCAAAAGAACATAAAATATAGAGTCAAATTGTCTGATTCGCTCTGTCTtttgtcacagagaaagagaatacAGGAAGGATCATCGGGGGTCAAGAGGTCGAACCATACTCTATCAAATACCAGGCATCCCTTCAGACTGAGGTCGGGGATCACTATTGTGGAGCCACGCTAGTTCACCCGGAGTGGGTGGTATCTGCTGCCCACTGCTGGAGACCGTAAGTACTGACACCATGCAGCAAGATTGCAGCTTTACTAATAaacattaatgaaaatgtttaataattattGATGGAAAAAGGTCTGTTTTGAAAGAACATATGTGAAATTCTCATTTCgttttgtctctttctgtttAACAGGAGTAATTTTATGAGGGTTGTGCTATGTGAGCACAGCCTGATCAAAACAGAGGGATTTGAACAGATCTTCAATGTCTCAAAGATATATGTACACAATTATAATTTCAGGACATATGAGAATGACATCATGCTTATTAAGGTAAGTAGGACTTGTACTTAGCTACAAAAAATGTGATCTCACAATGGTACCACCCTAACTTTGGTTTGTGTTACAGCTTAGCAGACCAGCACAGCTGAATGCTTATGTTCAGCCAGTTCTGATACCTGATGAAGGTACCCCTCCCTTTAGTGGCACCTGCATAGTGAGTGGCTGGGGAGTGACACAGGTTTACAGTTACACCCTCTCCCCTGTGCTACGTGCTGTGGATGTAAGAGAAATACCTTACTGCACTTGGTATTACTGGGGCAGGATCAAACCAGGTATGCTTTGTGCTGGATCTCCATACGGGGGAAAGGACTCTTGCCAGGTATACATTCATGGAAAACatgatttattttgtgtttgtggtatGCTTAATTACTACTTAGCAACTGCATTTTGTAGAGTAAtactatttttaaatgaatatttccTCTTAAATTTATAGGCAAAATGACACCTGTTATATatgctataaaatatattttaaccaGTGATGATTTACATATAATTTCAgtgtcattttaataatatttaacattttccaTTTAAGGGTGAATGTGAAATGCTCTATTATCAAAAAACAATCCTGATTTGTTGTGGTACTCCACAGGGCGACTCCGGGGGCCCCCTTGTCTGCAATGGCTACTTTGAGGGCATTGTCTCCTGGGGTATTGGCTGTGCAAATCAGTACTACCCTGGTGTCTACACCAGAGTCAGGAGCTATATTCAGTGGATTAACTGGGTTATTGACAACACACCATGagcgatttttttcaaaaacagttAAATGAACATAATTTTCAGATGGGcctgaaatgaataaatattaatgttaggaATTTCTAAAATGTTCCTGGAAATATGTCAATATTGCACCTATAATTAATTGATTGTCACTCTTTTTTCTGATAGGgaataataaaagaaagacTTGTTGTTATgatatcctttttattttttgttggtaCTATAGCAGTATAATTAGTAACTGTGTTAATCATTCAAAGTGAATAGTACTATTGAAAAATCaccaatgttgttgttttcacatgaatcaattttcctATTATGCCTGTTACTACAAGCAAAAcctcttatattttatttaagcttCATTGTAAATATGACAGTTTCAATTAGTGCAGCTTTAAGAACAATTTTACCAATGCACTGGGTCTATAAACTGACAAGTGATACTTGCTACTACTACTAGTATGGAATAAAAGGTTAACCCATCCACAGTGACAGTGAAGATGCTGATTGTCTGTATCATGCTTCTATCAGTCTCTTGTGTTCAAAGTCCAAAATGTCCAAAAGTTGCTTAGAATATAAAAATCAACAAAGTGCTCAATTTTTCTTCACAAAGAAGAGCTGACCTTTATATGTTCATAAAACACATAGCAAATGGTTACATAATGCAgctagacaaacaaacaaatattttagtaATCTGTCAAAAACCTGTTTAAAACTCAAAATTATCGACTTCACTGAACTCGGGTCTTGTTTTAAACATAAAGAACTCcttaggaaagtgtttactcGTGTTATAGAGCAACttagggcagctgtggcatTAACCTCACACTGGGTGCCTAATCAAGTTGTTGGGTACTGTATCTAAACAACTAAATATAGAAGCTATCCTGCTGCACACTGAATAATTACAGCTTCTCTCTGGTGCTGGTTTCTGTTGTTAAGCTAAACCTAaacattcatgctcacattcacacctacgccagttaacctaacaaaGTTATAACATATCCTAAAAAGCtctgattaaaaataatggCATGCTGGGAAGTATATTACTGGGAAATTCATGTGAACCTGTTGAGGTTAACTATAATTTAACAGTGAAACATTATGACTACGAATAAGTTGAAAATAGTGCAGTAAGTGTGTATGATACATCCTGGTCCAGTGGAAATGATTGTTAAATGAAGACTTTTATAAATCAGTGTCCTTGTTTGGCACAGTGACCCCATCTAGTTAGTTGGTTATGCATGTGCTAAACTAACAACAAACAACGAATGAACAAACAATGATctacacaaaatgaaaataaggtTTAAAAAAGTGCCTTTAACCTTGGTGggttttcaaactttttaagAGTATACACACAGTATCTGAcctctactgtgtgtgtgtgtgtgtgtgtgtgtgtgtgtgtgtgtgtgtgtgtgtgtgtgtgtgtgtgtgtgtgtgtgtgtgtgtgtgtgtgtgtgtgtgtgataattaCATTTACCAAAAAGGATTAGGTGGTCATTTGAACTTGTAATATTGTATGTCAGGGGcattctctctgcttttttgttgttgttgtttacagtAAGGTGACTGGATCCTACCCAATGGAACTTCAGAGATAAACTATACATGCTACAGGTTTGGCATTGATCATGTGATCAAGCAAATGCTACCATTTGTCCAATTTTTTATAAGCATTAATGGAAgctaaatttgtttttatagtcTTATGCTACAGATCTTGTACACTTGTGTGGTTTTGTACACTTGTGTGGTTCCTCTGTAGTTGCATAACTGTTAAgtttaaattaataattttagTAGTGATGAATTAATGATTAAAATATCTCTTATTTGAGCCACACATTTCTTGTGAGATCATACATttcatctccaaaagttgattctgttcatctggacgtagcgtgggagaaacatttcgtgactcatccaagtgatgaacagaatcaacttttggagatttacttacctggatgattgagcatgcatcaagacaacatacattttaaataaaagatggatatAGTCACCTTGATGTTTAGAGAAGTCAGGTTGTGAAGCTTCAGGCTGAGCATTTTCACCAGTTTATATCAGGACTGTGAAACTGAGGGACACTGCACACCCACTGGCCAACATGTCAGTGACATGGTAAAGCTTCACCCTCCTTTTGACCAGAATTCACTAAATTAACATGTTGTATCCAACATACAACAAAACTATGAACTGACAACACTTACAACAGCAAACCTAATTAGCAGGCTTCATTTATAAACTGTACAGGTGTAATGCACAGATACAGATATTCACTAATTAGTGCAAAGTAACAGATTCTTGGGTGGTCTGTACCACATAGGCAAGCCATAATTTTTGCCAGTTTTCTAATAAAATAAGTATCCACATGGGTAGTTGGatgactttttaaaagaaaaaaaagaaaagaaacaaacagaaaagaaaagaaaaaaatctacatCACCTTGAGTAGTTAAGGAGGGAGAAActactcaaacatttttgtgtCAGGCCTTAAACaaccttttaaatgccattGGGGACTGGGttgttatacattttttttataatatataGTGTGCTCGGCAGCCCAGCATAAATTGAACCTCTAGTGATCCTGTATTTGTGACATgattaaatgtatttgtgtttatACCCTGATATGTCCCCTGATCGTTAAACGCC from Astatotilapia calliptera chromosome 20, fAstCal1.2, whole genome shotgun sequence includes these protein-coding regions:
- the LOC113013295 gene encoding trypsin-3 encodes the protein MAAVAITTVLLLLSFSVNSQKENTGRIIGGQEVEPYSIKYQASLQTEVGDHYCGATLVHPEWVVSAAHCWRPSNFMRVVLCEHSLIKTEGFEQIFNVSKIYVHNYNFRTYENDIMLIKLSRPAQLNAYVQPVLIPDEGTPPFSGTCIVSGWGVTQVYSYTLSPVLRAVDVREIPYCTWYYWGRIKPGMLCAGSPYGGKDSCQGDSGGPLVCNGYFEGIVSWGIGCANQYYPGVYTRVRSYIQWINWVIDNTP